A window from Corynebacterium urealyticum DSM 7109 encodes these proteins:
- a CDS encoding 16S rRNA (uracil(1498)-N(3))-methyltransferase: MTESVFIQPLPQGVAVGDSVQLTGAEARHSQVKRIADGEAVIVSDGAATAVRGTFSSAGVHVSELLELPQPSPRVTIVQALPKSDRSELAVDLMVQAGADRIIPWAASRCIARWDKKEDKALARWEKTAFAATKQSRRLVLPEITGLLRNLTDLPKLVPGLASPASTARLGMLHEDARGSFRTFVEGAADVEDIVLVIGPEGGIAPEELATLEELGGQSVVLGPEVLRTATAGAVALGAIGALTDAGAR; this comes from the coding sequence GTGACAGAATCAGTGTTCATCCAGCCCCTGCCTCAGGGTGTCGCGGTCGGTGATTCCGTTCAGCTTACCGGGGCAGAGGCGCGGCACAGCCAGGTCAAGCGCATTGCCGACGGGGAGGCGGTCATCGTCAGTGACGGTGCCGCCACCGCTGTGCGCGGCACGTTCTCGTCTGCGGGAGTGCACGTTTCGGAGCTGCTGGAGTTGCCGCAACCCAGTCCTCGGGTGACGATCGTTCAAGCGTTGCCGAAGTCCGACCGCTCCGAGCTGGCGGTGGATCTGATGGTCCAGGCTGGGGCGGATCGCATCATCCCATGGGCGGCCAGCCGCTGCATCGCCCGCTGGGACAAGAAGGAAGATAAGGCGCTGGCTCGCTGGGAGAAAACCGCCTTCGCAGCCACCAAGCAGTCCCGTCGGCTCGTTCTTCCCGAGATCACCGGGCTGTTGCGCAATCTCACCGACCTACCGAAGCTGGTGCCGGGGCTAGCGAGCCCCGCGAGCACCGCGCGCCTCGGGATGCTTCACGAGGACGCCCGCGGCAGCTTCCGCACCTTCGTTGAGGGTGCTGCCGATGTAGAGGACATCGTCCTGGTCATCGGGCCAGAGGGCGGCATCGCTCCGGAGGAGCTGGCGACCCTCGAGGAGCTCGGCGGCCAATCGGTCGTCCTCGGCCCCGAGGTGCTGCGCACGGCCACCGCCGGCGCGGTGGCGCTGGGTGCGATTGGCGCCCTCACGGACGCTGGGGCGCGGTAG
- the dnaJ gene encoding molecular chaperone DnaJ → MARDYYGILGVDHNATDSEIKKAYRKVARKYHPDVNPSEDAAEKFREATLAQEVLLDPQKRQIVDAGGDPEEPGFGQPGGGGGFGTGGLGDIFDAFFGGGGGGAGQRVPRVRRGNDALLRISLSLEEIYSGIKHEVTVDTAVLCEPCEGTGSQSKSEAVGCPTCHGQGQVMEVQNSILGRVQVARPCHRCGGTGEIIEDPCENCQGDGRVRARRDIAVNIPAGISDGMRIRMTGEGEVGPGGGPAGDLYIEVQAEEHPMFIREGDNLHVTISVPAVDAALGTKTSLELLDGSNESVEIPAGTQPDEQIRLSGQGMPHLRREGHGNLIVHVDVTVPTNLSHKQRELLEQLRDHSKEDVAVNTKGGQHSGLFSRLRKHFSRA, encoded by the coding sequence GTGGCCCGTGACTATTACGGCATTCTTGGCGTGGACCATAACGCCACCGATTCGGAGATCAAGAAGGCTTATCGCAAGGTCGCCCGCAAGTACCACCCGGACGTCAACCCGTCCGAGGACGCGGCGGAGAAGTTCCGGGAGGCAACCCTTGCCCAAGAGGTTCTCCTTGACCCGCAGAAGCGCCAGATTGTGGACGCCGGTGGCGACCCAGAGGAGCCGGGCTTCGGCCAGCCGGGCGGCGGCGGTGGATTCGGCACCGGCGGACTGGGCGATATCTTCGACGCCTTCTTCGGCGGTGGCGGCGGGGGAGCGGGCCAGCGCGTCCCCCGTGTGCGCCGCGGCAACGATGCGCTGCTGCGCATCTCGCTGAGCCTGGAGGAGATCTACTCCGGCATCAAGCACGAGGTCACCGTGGACACCGCAGTGCTGTGCGAGCCCTGCGAGGGGACGGGGTCTCAGTCCAAGTCCGAGGCGGTGGGCTGCCCCACCTGTCACGGGCAGGGCCAGGTCATGGAGGTTCAGAACTCCATCTTGGGCCGCGTGCAGGTCGCCCGCCCGTGCCACCGCTGCGGCGGTACCGGCGAGATTATTGAGGATCCGTGCGAGAACTGCCAGGGCGATGGCCGGGTGCGCGCTCGCCGGGACATCGCGGTGAATATCCCGGCCGGTATTTCCGACGGCATGCGCATCCGCATGACCGGTGAGGGCGAGGTCGGCCCGGGCGGCGGCCCGGCCGGTGACCTCTACATCGAGGTCCAGGCCGAGGAGCACCCGATGTTTATCCGCGAGGGCGATAACCTGCACGTCACCATCTCCGTCCCGGCAGTGGACGCCGCGCTGGGGACGAAGACCTCGCTGGAGCTGCTGGATGGCAGCAATGAGTCGGTGGAGATCCCGGCCGGCACTCAGCCGGACGAGCAGATCCGCCTGTCTGGCCAGGGCATGCCGCACCTGCGCCGCGAGGGCCACGGCAACCTGATCGTCCACGTGGACGTCACCGTGCCGACCAACCTGAGCCACAAGCAGCGGGAACTGCTGGAGCAGCTGCGCGACCACTCCAAGGAGGACGTGGCCGTGAACACGAAGGGTGGACAGCACAGCGGCCTGTTCTCCCGGCTGCGCAAGCACTTCTCCCGCGCCTAA
- the hrcA gene encoding heat-inducible transcriptional repressor HrcA codes for MVVSFSVTNRVPKNRASLSTQQRRSEVLRAIVSDYISLQEPVGSKMLLDRHQLGVSSATIRNDMAALEQDGYITQQHASSGRIPTVKGYRHFVDGIHAVKPMSMPERRAILDFLEHGVDLEDVLRRSVQLLAQLTRQVAVVQLPDMRIGRVKHCELVHLSTHRLLVVLITDTGRVDQRNVDLGEPLAESDLPRVRDLVNHSVVGLTLEEACAKIASLAQEARSKTVPAELRPALIAVATVLMETMVERPNDRLILAGTPNIARVGELTPVLEALEEQVVVLKLLSGVRDMGIQVSIGEENEDEELRSASVISTGYGAENAVMGGLGVLGPTHLDYPGTMSKVTAVAHYVSRILAGE; via the coding sequence ATGGTGGTGAGCTTTTCCGTGACTAATCGCGTGCCGAAGAACCGTGCGTCGCTGTCGACCCAGCAACGCCGCAGCGAGGTGTTGCGCGCCATCGTGTCAGACTACATCTCCCTGCAGGAGCCGGTGGGTTCCAAGATGCTCCTCGACCGGCACCAGCTGGGCGTGTCCTCGGCGACGATCCGCAACGACATGGCCGCCCTCGAGCAGGATGGCTACATCACCCAGCAGCATGCCAGCTCTGGGCGCATCCCCACCGTGAAGGGCTACCGCCACTTCGTGGACGGCATCCACGCGGTCAAGCCGATGAGCATGCCGGAGCGTCGGGCGATTCTGGACTTTCTGGAGCACGGGGTGGACCTCGAGGACGTCCTGCGCCGCAGCGTTCAGTTGCTGGCTCAGCTGACCCGCCAGGTGGCGGTCGTTCAGCTGCCGGATATGCGCATCGGCCGGGTGAAGCACTGCGAGCTCGTGCACCTTTCCACCCACCGCCTGCTCGTCGTCCTCATCACAGACACCGGGCGGGTCGACCAGCGCAACGTCGACCTCGGGGAACCGCTCGCCGAGTCCGACCTGCCGCGCGTCCGCGACTTGGTGAACCACAGCGTCGTCGGGCTGACCCTGGAGGAGGCCTGCGCGAAGATCGCCTCCCTAGCCCAGGAGGCCCGGTCGAAGACGGTGCCCGCGGAGCTGCGGCCGGCCCTGATCGCGGTGGCGACCGTGCTGATGGAGACCATGGTGGAGCGCCCCAACGACCGGCTCATCCTCGCTGGGACCCCGAATATCGCCCGGGTGGGGGAATTAACCCCGGTGCTCGAAGCGTTGGAAGAACAGGTCGTCGTTCTCAAACTCCTCTCTGGGGTCCGCGACATGGGTATCCAGGTCAGCATCGGCGAGGAAAACGAGGACGAAGAGCTGCGCAGCGCCTCGGTGATCTCCACCGGTTACGGCGCGGAAAACGCGGTCATGGGCGGGCTCGGTGTGCTGGGCCCAACCCACTTGGACTACCCCGGCACGATGTCTAAGGTGACCGCAGTGGCGCACTATGTATCCCGGATTCTGGCCGGGGAGTAG
- the hemW gene encoding radical SAM family heme chaperone HemW, with the protein MTSGLYIHVPFCASRCGYCDFNTYTPAELAADPASMGSAQGRTPAGYLDALEVELELAAAAWDRRGLYEGESDPGVSTVFFGGGTPSMLGAEGLVRALNAVRRTVGLAPDAEVTTEANPESTSPEFFTRLREAGFNRISLGMQSAAGHVLKLLERQHTPGRPEQAVAEAKAAGFEHVNLDLIYGTPTERDEDLARSLDAVIEADVDHVSAYSLIVEDGTAMARKVRRGELPAPDEDVYADRYRMIDERLVEAGFQWYEVSNWAKPGGECEHNLIYWRDGQWWGAGPGAHGCVRLREDAAAQYLPVEAAERTGAEDFSGITRLVNAKYPARYWEALMQRHDLPAVTFEPLSQADLTTEHLMLGLRLREGVALAGLAGTEAEIERYQHLGLLEVDARAQRLRVTEQGRYLVDGIVTDLLLAME; encoded by the coding sequence ATGACCAGCGGGCTGTATATCCACGTGCCGTTCTGCGCTTCGCGCTGCGGCTATTGCGACTTCAACACCTATACCCCCGCGGAGCTGGCCGCCGATCCTGCCAGCATGGGGTCCGCGCAGGGGCGCACCCCGGCCGGCTATCTCGACGCGCTCGAGGTGGAACTTGAGCTGGCGGCAGCGGCCTGGGATCGGCGGGGGCTCTACGAGGGGGAATCCGACCCCGGGGTGAGCACCGTCTTCTTCGGCGGCGGCACCCCTTCCATGCTGGGTGCTGAGGGGCTGGTGCGCGCCCTCAACGCGGTGCGCCGCACCGTTGGCCTGGCCCCGGACGCGGAGGTCACCACAGAGGCCAACCCGGAGTCCACGAGCCCGGAATTTTTCACCCGCCTCCGCGAGGCAGGCTTCAACCGGATCTCCCTTGGCATGCAGTCGGCGGCTGGACACGTCCTGAAGCTCCTGGAGCGCCAGCACACGCCTGGCCGCCCGGAACAGGCGGTGGCGGAAGCCAAGGCCGCGGGCTTTGAGCACGTGAACCTGGACCTGATCTACGGCACGCCCACCGAGCGTGACGAGGATCTGGCCCGCAGCTTGGATGCCGTCATCGAGGCGGACGTGGACCATGTTTCCGCTTATTCCCTCATCGTCGAGGACGGCACCGCGATGGCCCGCAAGGTCCGGCGCGGGGAGCTGCCGGCACCCGATGAGGACGTCTACGCCGACCGTTACCGCATGATTGACGAGCGTCTCGTCGAGGCGGGTTTCCAGTGGTATGAGGTCTCCAACTGGGCCAAGCCGGGCGGGGAGTGCGAGCACAACCTCATCTACTGGCGGGATGGTCAGTGGTGGGGCGCGGGCCCAGGGGCCCACGGTTGCGTGCGGCTGCGTGAGGATGCGGCGGCGCAGTACCTACCGGTTGAAGCAGCGGAGCGCACGGGCGCGGAGGATTTCTCTGGCATCACGCGCCTGGTCAACGCCAAGTACCCTGCGCGCTACTGGGAGGCCCTCATGCAGCGCCATGACCTGCCCGCGGTGACCTTCGAACCACTGAGTCAAGCAGACCTGACTACCGAGCACCTGATGCTGGGCCTGCGACTGCGAGAGGGTGTCGCACTTGCTGGGCTGGCGGGAACCGAGGCGGAAATCGAGCGCTACCAGCACCTGGGCCTGCTCGAGGTCGATGCGCGCGCACAACGTCTGCGGGTCACGGAGCAGGGCCGCTACCTGGTGGACGGCATCGTGACCGACCTACTGCTCGCCATGGAGTGA
- a CDS encoding AMP-dependent synthetase/ligase encodes MRTEYTSEPLYTIGENETILTALRDLQKDHPSVVVFSRPKNFDWEDVTTTQFLDEVYAVARGLIANGVKAKDRVVIMSETRYEWSLLDLAIQAAGAISVPIYPSSSTSQCAWIVQDSGASFAVGETQEHCERLENFIPEDGTPTEKEPLTRVLGINRGAVDILINDGRDKKISQDEVEARIADVRTSDVCSIVYTSGTTGRPKGCKVLHSNWLSEARGLATHPIGRLGMPGKSAVTFLPLAHVLSRAVSYLLLTTGCTQTHWSDFGTLVTEFQRSNPNMVLGVPRVFEKVHAGVRAKASDGSKIGEKLFERAEKVAVEYSKALDTPQGPNLALKTSRAIFDKLIYSKVREAMGGELEYAISGGSALNTELMHFFRGVGVYIYEGYGLTESTAAITVNFEPDNIIGTVGRPVGGNTVRIAEDGEILLKGDVIFGGYWNNEEATKEAFDEDGFYATGDLGALLPTGHLRITGRKKEILVTAGGKNVSPGPLEDILRSAPLISQAMVVGDDQKFIGALISLDEAAVESWKARNGISAGTSIRDLAKNPNLRGEIQDAINEANQSVSHAEGIKKFRIVHRDFEEERGEVTPSMKLKRFMVEKNFADDIAWIYSEK; translated from the coding sequence ATGAGGACGGAATACACCTCAGAACCGCTGTATACCATCGGCGAGAACGAGACGATTCTGACCGCGCTGCGTGACCTGCAGAAAGATCACCCGAGCGTGGTCGTCTTCAGTCGTCCGAAGAACTTCGACTGGGAGGATGTCACCACCACTCAGTTCCTCGACGAGGTCTATGCCGTCGCCCGCGGCCTCATCGCCAATGGGGTGAAGGCCAAGGACCGCGTCGTCATCATGTCGGAAACCCGCTACGAGTGGTCGCTGCTTGACCTGGCGATCCAGGCAGCGGGCGCGATCTCCGTGCCGATCTACCCGTCCTCCTCGACCTCCCAGTGCGCCTGGATCGTGCAGGACTCCGGCGCCAGCTTCGCCGTAGGCGAGACCCAAGAACACTGCGAGCGTCTCGAAAACTTCATCCCCGAGGATGGAACTCCCACCGAGAAGGAACCGCTGACACGCGTGCTGGGCATCAACCGCGGTGCCGTCGACATCCTCATCAACGACGGTCGCGACAAGAAGATCTCCCAGGACGAGGTTGAGGCCCGCATCGCCGATGTGCGTACCTCCGATGTCTGCTCCATCGTCTACACCTCCGGCACCACCGGCCGCCCGAAGGGCTGCAAGGTGCTGCACTCCAACTGGCTCAGCGAGGCCCGCGGCCTGGCAACCCACCCGATCGGCCGCCTGGGTATGCCGGGCAAGAGTGCGGTGACCTTCCTTCCGCTGGCGCACGTGCTCTCCCGCGCGGTGTCCTACCTGCTGCTCACGACCGGCTGCACCCAGACCCACTGGTCGGACTTCGGCACTCTGGTCACCGAGTTCCAGCGCTCCAATCCGAACATGGTCCTGGGCGTGCCACGCGTCTTCGAGAAGGTCCACGCGGGTGTGCGTGCTAAGGCCTCCGATGGGTCCAAGATCGGCGAGAAGCTCTTCGAGCGCGCCGAGAAGGTCGCGGTGGAGTACTCCAAGGCGCTGGACACCCCGCAGGGGCCGAACCTTGCTCTGAAGACCAGCCGCGCGATCTTCGACAAGCTGATCTACTCCAAGGTCCGCGAGGCCATGGGCGGGGAGCTGGAGTACGCCATCTCTGGCGGCTCGGCGCTCAACACGGAGCTCATGCACTTCTTCCGCGGCGTCGGCGTGTACATCTACGAGGGCTACGGGCTGACCGAATCCACTGCCGCGATTACCGTGAACTTCGAGCCGGATAACATCATCGGCACCGTGGGTCGCCCCGTTGGCGGCAACACCGTCCGCATCGCCGAGGACGGCGAGATCCTGCTCAAGGGCGACGTCATCTTCGGCGGCTACTGGAACAACGAGGAGGCCACCAAGGAGGCCTTCGACGAGGATGGTTTCTACGCCACCGGTGACCTGGGCGCCCTGCTGCCGACCGGCCACCTGCGCATCACCGGCCGCAAGAAGGAAATCCTCGTCACCGCTGGCGGTAAGAATGTCTCCCCGGGTCCGCTGGAGGACATCCTGCGTTCCGCCCCGCTGATCTCCCAGGCCATGGTCGTGGGTGATGATCAGAAGTTCATCGGCGCCCTGATCTCCCTGGATGAGGCCGCAGTGGAGAGCTGGAAGGCCCGCAACGGCATCTCCGCCGGCACCTCGATCCGTGATCTGGCGAAGAACCCGAACCTGCGCGGCGAGATTCAGGACGCGATCAACGAGGCCAATCAGTCGGTCTCCCACGCGGAGGGCATCAAGAAGTTCCGCATCGTCCACCGCGACTTCGAGGAGGAGCGTGGCGAGGTGACTCCGTCAATGAAGCTCAAGCGTTTCATGGTGGAGAAGAATTTCGCCGACGATATTGCCTGGATCTACTCCGAGAAGTAG
- a CDS encoding M3 family metallopeptidase, producing MLDFDTPSSLPYELPDFAKVEVSELVPAFFTAVDDHAAEVAAIAATPEEPTWENTVEALEASGRMLDRVLAVIFNYAGTMATPEIRDVEEAVSPPLAKHFSELYLNEALWERIKRVDENTQIEEGSEEAALMAYWRRKFRRGGAELAPEQRDELKQIDERLAELSTRFGRVLQEQTEASAVLITLEEELAGLSEATREVLATDAKEAGKQGWLIRLGLPSVQPILESLENPEVRRRVYEASLQRAGTANDETLKEIARLRARRAALLGYASHADFVAEEETAGSVDAVKGLLNQVIPAAVGNAHGEYKRLLDKQAVSAGEENPELTGADWAYWSAQLKQEELSVDEEELRSYFPLDQVLIDGAFYAAQRLYGIEVVRREDLEGYHPEALVWEVREGADSSYPGVAPGEGIGLIITDMYARPTKRGGAWMSSFVDQSDLLGTKPVVVNVLNIAKPAELAPGEVGRALLSLDEVATVFHEFGHALHGLLSEVRYPSLSGTSVPRDFVEFPSQINENWALQPEILANYAKHVDTGEVLPAELVAAVQKQAQWGEGFATTEYVAACVVDLAWHQLTEDEAAQVTDIAAFERRALEEAGIDIADKIAPRYRSAYFNHIFAGGYSADYWSYLWAEVLDADGFQAFVDTGAAREASLDADDAAKTSGAEAEEIDLDDVRFAGERFRRMILSRGATIDYEDAFWMFRGRQRSVEPLLRRRGLAGAVTG from the coding sequence ATGTTAGATTTCGACACGCCTTCCAGCCTTCCCTACGAGCTGCCGGACTTCGCCAAAGTCGAGGTCAGCGAACTCGTTCCGGCCTTCTTCACTGCAGTGGACGATCATGCCGCGGAGGTGGCCGCCATCGCGGCGACCCCCGAAGAGCCGACGTGGGAGAACACCGTGGAGGCCCTGGAGGCCTCCGGGCGGATGCTTGACCGCGTGCTCGCGGTGATCTTCAACTACGCCGGCACGATGGCCACCCCGGAGATCCGCGACGTGGAAGAGGCGGTGTCCCCGCCACTGGCGAAGCACTTCTCCGAGCTCTACCTCAACGAGGCGCTGTGGGAGCGCATCAAGCGGGTCGATGAAAACACTCAGATCGAGGAGGGCAGCGAGGAGGCCGCGCTCATGGCCTACTGGCGCCGCAAGTTCCGCCGGGGCGGGGCAGAACTCGCCCCGGAACAGCGAGACGAGCTCAAGCAGATCGACGAGCGCCTCGCCGAGCTATCCACCCGCTTCGGCCGTGTCCTACAGGAGCAGACCGAAGCGTCCGCCGTGTTGATCACCTTGGAGGAAGAGCTCGCGGGCCTCAGCGAGGCCACCCGCGAGGTGCTGGCCACCGATGCGAAGGAAGCCGGCAAGCAGGGCTGGCTCATCCGGCTCGGCCTGCCCAGCGTGCAACCCATCCTGGAGTCCCTCGAAAACCCGGAGGTTCGCCGCCGGGTCTACGAGGCCTCCCTACAACGGGCCGGTACTGCCAATGATGAGACCCTCAAGGAGATCGCCCGCCTGCGCGCCCGCCGCGCAGCGCTTCTGGGCTACGCCTCCCACGCGGACTTCGTGGCAGAGGAGGAAACCGCCGGCTCCGTCGATGCCGTCAAGGGGCTGCTGAACCAGGTCATTCCCGCCGCGGTGGGCAATGCCCACGGTGAGTACAAGCGACTGCTGGACAAGCAGGCCGTCTCCGCTGGCGAGGAAAATCCAGAGCTCACGGGCGCGGATTGGGCCTACTGGTCCGCCCAGCTCAAGCAGGAAGAGCTCTCGGTGGACGAGGAGGAGCTGCGCAGCTACTTCCCCCTGGACCAGGTGCTCATCGACGGCGCCTTTTACGCCGCCCAGCGCCTCTATGGCATCGAGGTTGTCCGCCGCGAGGACCTCGAGGGCTACCACCCGGAAGCCCTGGTCTGGGAGGTCCGCGAGGGTGCGGACAGCAGCTACCCGGGAGTGGCCCCTGGGGAGGGCATCGGGCTGATAATCACCGATATGTACGCCCGCCCGACCAAGCGGGGAGGTGCGTGGATGAGCAGCTTTGTGGATCAGTCCGATCTGCTGGGCACCAAGCCGGTGGTCGTCAACGTCCTCAATATCGCCAAGCCGGCCGAGCTCGCGCCGGGCGAGGTGGGACGAGCGCTGCTCAGCCTCGATGAGGTGGCCACGGTCTTCCATGAGTTCGGCCACGCCCTGCACGGGTTGCTCTCCGAGGTTCGCTACCCGAGCCTGTCCGGCACCTCCGTACCACGCGACTTCGTGGAGTTCCCCTCCCAGATCAATGAGAACTGGGCACTGCAGCCGGAGATCCTGGCTAACTACGCCAAGCACGTGGATACCGGCGAGGTGCTGCCCGCCGAGCTGGTCGCCGCCGTCCAGAAGCAGGCGCAGTGGGGCGAAGGTTTCGCTACCACCGAGTACGTCGCCGCCTGCGTGGTGGACCTGGCCTGGCACCAGCTCACCGAGGACGAAGCGGCCCAGGTGACGGACATCGCCGCCTTCGAGCGCCGCGCGCTCGAGGAGGCTGGCATCGATATCGCGGATAAGATCGCCCCCCGCTACCGCTCCGCCTACTTCAACCACATCTTCGCTGGTGGCTATTCGGCGGACTACTGGTCTTACCTCTGGGCTGAGGTCCTGGACGCCGATGGTTTCCAGGCCTTCGTTGACACCGGAGCCGCCCGGGAGGCGTCGTTGGATGCTGACGATGCGGCGAAGACCAGCGGTGCCGAAGCTGAAGAGATCGATCTGGACGACGTCCGCTTCGCTGGGGAGCGCTTCCGCCGCATGATCCTCTCGCGCGGTGCGACCATCGACTACGAGGATGCATTCTGGATGTTCCGTGGCCGTCAGCGCAGCGTCGAACCGCTGCTGCGCCGCCGTGGTCTGGCCGGCGCGGTTACCGGCTAA
- a CDS encoding ABC transporter substrate-binding protein, giving the protein MTLAAGLVACSEEDTAAQGGRTIDNCGMEISIEKRPERIVTLRQATTENLFELGQKDKMVGTSSLRDKVQPKWQEAYDSIPVLSKTVATAEQVLDVDPDFIVATQRGSFVESLTGTREFWADNGVRTFVSNTDCPADGTTGFENLQKDYEQLGEILGAEEEAKKLIDQTQEAVDNADVNSGKSLAFLFNINDAAPWVDGRYGISNDIAKLTGSTNVFEDLKEDRNEVSWEAFAEKDPDYIVVADISGRGLPMDTAQEKIDELKREPATKNMKAVRENKFIVVPGVGLDPSVRSIEPLEIIAKEVSKDD; this is encoded by the coding sequence GTGACCCTGGCGGCAGGCCTGGTTGCATGCTCGGAGGAGGACACTGCCGCCCAGGGTGGGCGCACCATCGACAACTGCGGCATGGAGATCTCGATCGAAAAGAGGCCGGAGCGCATCGTCACCCTGCGCCAGGCCACCACCGAAAACCTCTTCGAGCTGGGCCAGAAGGACAAGATGGTTGGCACCAGCTCGCTGCGCGACAAGGTCCAGCCGAAATGGCAGGAGGCTTATGACAGCATTCCAGTGCTGAGCAAGACCGTCGCAACCGCGGAGCAGGTGCTCGACGTGGACCCGGATTTCATCGTCGCGACCCAGCGTGGCAGCTTCGTGGAAAGTCTCACCGGCACCCGTGAGTTCTGGGCGGATAACGGGGTCCGCACCTTCGTGTCCAACACGGACTGCCCGGCCGACGGCACGACCGGCTTCGAGAATCTCCAAAAGGACTACGAGCAACTGGGCGAAATTCTCGGCGCGGAAGAAGAAGCCAAGAAGCTCATCGACCAGACGCAGGAGGCCGTCGACAACGCGGATGTGAACTCTGGCAAGTCGCTGGCCTTCCTCTTCAACATCAACGACGCCGCCCCGTGGGTCGACGGCCGCTACGGAATCTCCAACGACATCGCGAAGCTCACTGGTTCGACCAACGTCTTCGAGGACCTCAAGGAGGATCGCAACGAAGTCAGCTGGGAGGCTTTCGCCGAAAAGGATCCGGACTACATCGTCGTCGCCGACATCTCTGGCCGCGGTCTGCCGATGGATACCGCGCAGGAGAAGATCGACGAGCTCAAGCGCGAGCCTGCGACCAAGAATATGAAGGCGGTGCGCGAGAACAAGTTCATCGTCGTCCCGGGTGTTGGACTGGACCCGTCGGTGCGCTCCATCGAGCCGCTGGAGATCATCGCCAAGGAAGTATCCAAGGACGACTAG
- a CDS encoding MalY/PatB family protein — protein MTSHNSSSLELPALAELRRRGTKKWRGYPDDVIPMWVAESDFHTCPAVARAIQDCVDREYFGYSADDVELREALAAFYERRFGWSFSPDWVRTVPDVVKGVTIAVEELTPAGSAIVLPVPAYNPFFEIPVVTGRPAIEVALTPEGRFDLAALEEVFASGTASTRGRVVVGKEAGNNGPAEEGNPAAPAGSLILCSPYNPLGRVFSKEELRDVVELAAKYNVRVISDEIHAPIVYPGHQHTPAASISEIAAENTITVTATSKGWNTAGLRCAQMILSSPRDREIMAGVHKLRTGEASTIGIAAATAAYSDESGWLEEQVDYLSGNLDLIERRLPEVLPGATFHRPEGTYLLWVDVRDVPGIYKATDGNSETPPDPAEQIFKRAKVAFNTGAIYGAGGDGHVRINFATSREILTEALDRIAAAGFGERA, from the coding sequence ATGACTAGCCACAATTCCAGCTCCCTCGAATTGCCCGCCCTGGCTGAACTGCGCCGCCGCGGTACGAAGAAGTGGCGCGGCTACCCCGATGACGTCATCCCCATGTGGGTCGCGGAGTCTGACTTCCATACCTGCCCCGCCGTCGCCCGCGCCATCCAGGACTGCGTGGACCGCGAATATTTCGGCTACTCCGCCGACGACGTGGAGCTGCGAGAAGCACTCGCTGCATTCTACGAGCGCCGGTTCGGCTGGAGCTTCTCCCCCGACTGGGTTCGCACCGTCCCCGACGTGGTTAAGGGTGTGACGATTGCCGTCGAAGAGCTCACCCCCGCTGGCTCCGCGATCGTGCTGCCAGTTCCCGCCTATAACCCCTTCTTCGAGATCCCCGTCGTCACCGGCCGGCCCGCGATCGAAGTGGCTCTGACCCCGGAGGGCAGGTTCGACCTCGCGGCCCTGGAAGAGGTCTTCGCATCCGGCACCGCAAGCACACGCGGACGCGTCGTCGTCGGAAAGGAAGCGGGAAACAACGGACCGGCGGAAGAAGGAAACCCAGCCGCGCCGGCCGGGTCGCTGATCTTGTGCAGTCCCTATAATCCGCTCGGCCGGGTGTTCAGCAAGGAAGAACTGCGCGACGTCGTCGAGCTGGCGGCGAAGTACAACGTGCGGGTCATCTCCGACGAGATCCACGCCCCCATTGTCTATCCGGGACACCAGCACACCCCGGCCGCCTCGATCAGCGAGATCGCGGCGGAGAACACCATCACGGTCACCGCCACGTCGAAGGGGTGGAACACGGCTGGCCTGCGATGCGCCCAGATGATCCTGAGCTCCCCGCGCGACCGCGAGATCATGGCAGGAGTGCACAAGCTGCGCACCGGGGAGGCATCCACCATCGGGATCGCCGCCGCGACCGCCGCCTACAGCGACGAGTCCGGCTGGCTGGAGGAACAGGTCGACTACCTCAGCGGCAACCTCGACCTGATCGAACGCCGCCTGCCCGAGGTCCTGCCCGGCGCAACATTCCACCGACCGGAGGGGACCTACCTACTGTGGGTGGACGTCCGCGACGTCCCCGGGATTTATAAGGCGACGGACGGGAACAGCGAAACACCCCCGGACCCAGCGGAGCAGATCTTTAAGCGGGCGAAGGTGGCCTTCAACACCGGAGCCATCTACGGTGCCGGCGGTGACGGGCACGTGCGGATCAATTTTGCGACGTCTCGGGAGATCCTCACCGAGGCGCTGGACCGCATCGCCGCGGCAGGCTTTGGAGAGCGCGCCTAA